The Hevea brasiliensis isolate MT/VB/25A 57/8 chromosome 1, ASM3005281v1, whole genome shotgun sequence genome has a window encoding:
- the LOC110637582 gene encoding 60S ribosomal protein L23a — MAPAKADSSKKPDPKAQAVKAAKAVKSGPTFKKKANKIRTKVTFHRPKTLKKERNPKYPRISAPPRNKLDHYQILKFPLTTESAMKKIEDNNTLVFVVDIRADKKKIKDAVKKMYDIQAKKVNTLIRPDGTKKAYVRLTPDFDALDVANKIGII; from the exons ATGGCACCAGCTAAAG CTGACAGTTCAAAGAAGCCTGATCCAAAGGCACAGGCTGTAAAGGCTGCAAAAGCAGTGAAGTCTGGTCCAACCTTTAAGAAGAAGGCCAACAAGATCAGGACAAAGGTTACATTTCATCGCCCAAAAAcattgaagaaggaaagaaatcccaagtaccCTCGCATTAGTGCTCCACCAAGGAACAAGCTTGATCATTATCAGATTTTGAAATTTCCCCTGACTACTGAGTCAGCTATGAAAAAGATAGAGGACAACAATACGCTTGTGTTTGTTGTTGATATTCGTGCTGACAAGAAAAAGATCAAGGATGCAGTCAAGAAGATGTATGATATTCAGGCCAAGAAAGTTAATACATTAATCAG GCCTGATGGTACGAAGAAAGCATATGTCAGGTTGACACCAGACTTTGATGCCTTGGATGTGGCAAACAAAATTGGAATCATCTAA
- the LOC110636508 gene encoding uncharacterized protein LOC110636508 isoform X2, whose product MEELGSLWSFQESNDELRQKLLYTTIELESLKAEASEEMRKHKEYVKHLIGLLKIAYKERDEAKDLLQKLLNKLMPSNSAQLHPTVPQAQPESPLVIPMKANSSITESNSLSDTYNHQSHGSSPVDSFFDAVTSPDFSSMNMADSSHINFVNKTYVQEYTGSMSTGLVSASVPKIDPADAAIDSLINGKVLPQKGKLLQAVTEAGPLLQSLLVAGPLPRWRNPPPLQHFKIPPFSIKESETAIPINPKPAANSNSVAQKPMNSSSYPDMSRGSSQMCSASMLNFNSGASGSVLGSFWPLNSAKRQRFL is encoded by the exons ATGGAGGAGTTGGGTTCTTTATGGAGTTTTCAAGAG AGCAATGATGAGTTGAGGCAGAAGCTTTTGTACACAACCATTGAATTGGAATCACTGAAAGCTGAAGCAAGTGAAGAGATGAGAAAGCATAAGGAGTATGTGAAGCATTTAATTGGTCTCCTAAAGATTGCATACAAAGAAAGAGATGAGGCAAAAGATCTGTTGCAGAAGCTTCTTAACAAGCTAATGCCTTCTAATTCTGCTCAATTGCATCCCACTGTTCCTCAAGCTCAACCTGAAAGCCCCCTTGTTATTCCCATGAAGGCAAACTCAAGCATTACTGAATCTAACAGTCTATCAGATACATATAATCACCAATCACATGGCTCTTCCCCTGTGGATTCCTTCTTTGATGCAGTTACTTCACCGGATTTCTCAAGCATGAACATGGCTGATTCGAGTCACATAAATTTTGTGAATAAGACCTATGTTCAAGAGTATACTGGTTCTATGTCAACAGGTTTGGTCTCTGCTTCAGTTCCCAAGATTGATCCTGCTGATGCTGCAATTGACAGTCTTATTAATGGAAAAGTCCTGCCTCAAAAAGGGAAACTGCTACAAGCCGTTACAGAGGCAGGTCCTCTTCTTCAATCGCTTCTTGTTGCAGGGCCTCTTCCCCGGTGGAGAAATCCTCCTCCACTGCAACACTTCAAGATTCCACCTTTTTCAATCAAAGAAAGTGAGACTGCAATACCAATTAATCCGAAACCTGCTGCAAATTCAAATTCTGTTGCTCAGAAACCAATGAATTCATCGTCTTATCCTGATATGTCTCGTGGTTCTTCTCAAATGTGTTCAGCTTCCATGTTAAATTTTAATAGTGGTGCTTCTGGTTCAGTTTTAGGCAGTTTTTGGCCATTAAACTCTGCCAAGAGGCAAAGATTTCTCTGA
- the LOC110637583 gene encoding RING-H2 finger protein ATL16-like has product MPLSPTPAAQHQLENSPEWNPYVIGPVVAVCTFIVMFSYYRILKRLCCSLNTLTFSRNRFQMRRIGENSLGDSSLQYYSHGLESAIMCSLPISQFKKEKEEESRTSNSECAVCLGEFEEGEWLKHLPICAHVFHVACIDTWFQTRSNCPLCRSQVYDLSHEYSISMSILLETLRREDFLHERAKHYQILRPEILGNPAPATEEIGAGLVSSR; this is encoded by the coding sequence ATGCCTTTAAGTCCAACACCAGCTGCACAACATCAACTTGAAAACTCTCCGGAATGGAATCCATATGTGATTGGTCCGGTTGTTGCTGTCTGCACTTTCATTGTCATGTTCAGCTACTACAGAATACTAAAACGACTTTGCTGCTCACTGAATACTCTAACTTTCTCCAGAAACAGATTTCAAATGAGGCGTATAGGTGAGAATAGCTTGGGAGATTCATCATTGCAGTATTACAGCCATGGACTGGAATCTGCCATCATGTGCTCTCTACCAATCTCTCAgttcaagaaggagaaagaagagGAATCGAGAACAAGCAACAGTGAATGCGCGGTTTGCTTGGGTGAATTCGAAGAAGGGGAATGGCTGAAACATTTACCTATCTGTGCTCATGTGTTTCATGTTGCCTGCATCGACACTTGGTTTCAGACTCGCTCAAATTGCCCTCTTTGCAGGTCTCAAGTCTATGATCTAAGTCATGAATATTCTATTTCTATGAGCATATTGCTTGAGACTCTGAGAAGGGAAGACTTTCTCCATGAAAGAGCAAAGCATTACCAAATCCTACGTCCTGAGATCCTGGGAAACCCTGCGCCTGCGACTGAAGAAATAGGTGCTGGACTGGTTTCATCCCGTTAA
- the LOC110636508 gene encoding uncharacterized protein LOC110636508 isoform X1, with product MRSFDFSNSMFGADVKSNDELRQKLLYTTIELESLKAEASEEMRKHKEYVKHLIGLLKIAYKERDEAKDLLQKLLNKLMPSNSAQLHPTVPQAQPESPLVIPMKANSSITESNSLSDTYNHQSHGSSPVDSFFDAVTSPDFSSMNMADSSHINFVNKTYVQEYTGSMSTGLVSASVPKIDPADAAIDSLINGKVLPQKGKLLQAVTEAGPLLQSLLVAGPLPRWRNPPPLQHFKIPPFSIKESETAIPINPKPAANSNSVAQKPMNSSSYPDMSRGSSQMCSASMLNFNSGASGSVLGSFWPLNSAKRQRFL from the exons ATGAGATCCTTTGATTTTTCTAACAGTATGTTTGGTGCTGATGTTAAG AGCAATGATGAGTTGAGGCAGAAGCTTTTGTACACAACCATTGAATTGGAATCACTGAAAGCTGAAGCAAGTGAAGAGATGAGAAAGCATAAGGAGTATGTGAAGCATTTAATTGGTCTCCTAAAGATTGCATACAAAGAAAGAGATGAGGCAAAAGATCTGTTGCAGAAGCTTCTTAACAAGCTAATGCCTTCTAATTCTGCTCAATTGCATCCCACTGTTCCTCAAGCTCAACCTGAAAGCCCCCTTGTTATTCCCATGAAGGCAAACTCAAGCATTACTGAATCTAACAGTCTATCAGATACATATAATCACCAATCACATGGCTCTTCCCCTGTGGATTCCTTCTTTGATGCAGTTACTTCACCGGATTTCTCAAGCATGAACATGGCTGATTCGAGTCACATAAATTTTGTGAATAAGACCTATGTTCAAGAGTATACTGGTTCTATGTCAACAGGTTTGGTCTCTGCTTCAGTTCCCAAGATTGATCCTGCTGATGCTGCAATTGACAGTCTTATTAATGGAAAAGTCCTGCCTCAAAAAGGGAAACTGCTACAAGCCGTTACAGAGGCAGGTCCTCTTCTTCAATCGCTTCTTGTTGCAGGGCCTCTTCCCCGGTGGAGAAATCCTCCTCCACTGCAACACTTCAAGATTCCACCTTTTTCAATCAAAGAAAGTGAGACTGCAATACCAATTAATCCGAAACCTGCTGCAAATTCAAATTCTGTTGCTCAGAAACCAATGAATTCATCGTCTTATCCTGATATGTCTCGTGGTTCTTCTCAAATGTGTTCAGCTTCCATGTTAAATTTTAATAGTGGTGCTTCTGGTTCAGTTTTAGGCAGTTTTTGGCCATTAAACTCTGCCAAGAGGCAAAGATTTCTCTGA